One Pseudomonas sp. FP1742 genomic window carries:
- a CDS encoding ABC transporter substrate-binding protein — translation MKKFPLITGLALSLLACSSVFAAEKSLRIGIEAAYPPFASKTDKGEIVGFDYDIGNALCAQMKVKCVWVEGEFDGLIPSLKVKKIDMALSSMTINEDRKKSVDFTHKYYFTSSRLVMKEGAVVDDQYASLKGKTIGVQRATTTDRYATEVFEPKGINVKRYGNNEEIYMDLAAGRLDAIFADTIPLNDFLSMPRGKGYAFVGPELKDPKYVGEGAGIAVRKGNTELVSELNAAIDGIRASGEYQKISEKYFKSDIYGD, via the coding sequence ATGAAGAAATTCCCCCTCATTACCGGTCTGGCCCTGAGCCTGTTGGCGTGCAGTAGTGTGTTCGCAGCCGAGAAAAGCCTGCGTATCGGTATCGAAGCGGCCTACCCACCGTTCGCGTCCAAAACCGATAAAGGCGAGATTGTCGGTTTCGACTACGATATCGGCAATGCCCTATGCGCACAGATGAAGGTCAAGTGCGTGTGGGTCGAAGGCGAATTCGACGGTCTGATTCCTTCCCTCAAAGTGAAGAAAATCGACATGGCGCTGTCGTCCATGACCATCAACGAAGACCGCAAGAAGTCGGTGGATTTCACCCACAAGTACTACTTCACCTCGTCGCGACTGGTGATGAAAGAGGGCGCGGTCGTCGATGACCAGTACGCCAGCCTCAAGGGCAAGACTATCGGCGTGCAGCGCGCAACCACCACGGACCGTTACGCCACCGAGGTTTTCGAACCCAAGGGCATCAACGTCAAGCGCTATGGCAACAACGAAGAAATCTACATGGATCTGGCAGCCGGTCGCCTCGATGCCATTTTTGCCGACACCATTCCTCTGAATGACTTCCTGTCGATGCCTCGTGGCAAGGGCTATGCCTTCGTCGGGCCGGAGCTCAAAGATCCGAAATACGTGGGAGAAGGCGCCGGCATCGCTGTGCGCAAGGGCAACACCGAGTTGGTCAGCGAACTGAACGCGGCCATCGACGGCATTCGCGCCAGTGGCGAATACCAGAAGATTTCGGAGAAGTACTTCAAGTCCGACATCTATGGCGATTGA
- a CDS encoding transcriptional regulator produces MNAPEKHSALDNASMDNFRAIADAIATLFFPHAEVVLHDLRTQKVDYIANNLSKREIGDDSALEDMLSEEVSERNIGPYEKLNWDGQKIRSLSSVLRDSEGQPLAVLCINLNISLFENAKAALDLFLSPTKLIPQPDSLFRDDWQERINTFLHAWLRERQLSLNVLTRDHKRELVLALHAEGAFKGKSASNYVANVLNMGRATVYKHLKELKG; encoded by the coding sequence ATGAACGCACCTGAAAAACACTCGGCCCTGGACAATGCGTCCATGGACAACTTCCGCGCGATTGCCGACGCCATCGCCACGTTGTTCTTCCCTCACGCCGAGGTGGTGCTGCACGACCTGCGCACGCAAAAGGTCGATTACATCGCCAACAACCTGTCCAAACGGGAAATCGGTGACGACTCGGCACTGGAGGACATGCTCAGCGAGGAGGTCAGCGAACGAAACATCGGGCCGTACGAAAAACTCAACTGGGACGGCCAGAAGATTCGCAGCCTCAGCAGCGTGCTGCGCGACAGCGAAGGGCAGCCGTTGGCTGTGCTGTGCATCAACTTGAATATTTCGTTGTTCGAGAATGCGAAAGCGGCGCTGGATTTGTTCCTGTCGCCAACCAAACTGATTCCGCAGCCGGATTCACTGTTTCGCGATGACTGGCAGGAGCGGATCAACACCTTTTTGCATGCCTGGCTGCGCGAGCGTCAGTTGAGCCTGAATGTGCTGACCCGCGACCACAAACGTGAACTGGTGCTGGCGCTGCACGCCGAAGGCGCCTTCAAAGGCAAAAGCGCCTCCAACTATGTGGCCAATGTGCTGAACATGGGCCGGGCGACGGTGTACAAGCATTTGAAGGAACTGAAGGGCTAA
- a CDS encoding FAD-binding oxidoreductase has translation MSQADFIIIGGGIAGASTGFWLSQHGRVIVLERESHPAYHSTGRSAALYTAAYGTPQVRALTQASRDFFDAPPPGFCEHPLLTPRGEMTVDFTGDPAELNNQYLSAKATVPQMQLLSADEACARLPILRREKVHGAIYDPTASDIDTDALHQGYLRGIRRNKGEVHTDSEVLSLTRDAEGRWQVQTATQTFSAPIIINAAGAWADKVGELAGARPLGLQPKRRAAFIFAGPEGLDSHDWPMLVSLDESFYMKPDAGMFLGSPANADPVEPHDVQPEELDIAMGIYQIEEATTLTIRRPTRTWAGLRSFVHDGDLLSGFDPHVPGLFWVAGQGGYGIQTSPAMGQASAALVRGEPLPEQLGRFGLDAAMLSPARLG, from the coding sequence ATGAGCCAGGCAGATTTCATCATCATCGGCGGCGGGATTGCCGGCGCTTCCACCGGTTTCTGGCTGTCGCAGCACGGGCGGGTGATTGTGCTCGAACGCGAATCCCATCCGGCCTATCACTCCACCGGACGCTCGGCGGCGCTGTACACCGCCGCCTACGGCACGCCACAAGTTCGGGCATTGACCCAGGCCAGCCGCGATTTCTTCGATGCACCGCCACCCGGTTTCTGCGAACACCCGTTGCTGACCCCGCGCGGTGAGATGACCGTCGACTTCACGGGCGATCCGGCCGAGCTGAACAATCAGTACCTGAGCGCCAAAGCCACCGTGCCGCAGATGCAACTGCTCAGCGCCGACGAAGCCTGTGCGCGTCTGCCGATCCTGCGTCGGGAAAAAGTCCATGGCGCGATCTACGACCCGACGGCCAGCGACATCGATACCGATGCCCTGCACCAAGGCTATCTGCGCGGTATCCGGCGCAATAAGGGCGAGGTGCATACCGATAGTGAAGTGCTGAGCCTGACCCGGGATGCCGAAGGGCGGTGGCAGGTTCAAACCGCCACTCAGACCTTCAGCGCCCCGATCATCATCAATGCCGCTGGCGCCTGGGCCGACAAGGTTGGCGAGCTGGCTGGCGCCCGGCCTCTGGGCCTGCAACCCAAGCGCCGGGCAGCCTTTATCTTCGCCGGCCCCGAGGGCCTGGATAGCCATGACTGGCCCATGCTGGTCAGCCTCGATGAATCGTTCTACATGAAACCCGACGCCGGCATGTTCCTCGGCTCACCGGCCAACGCCGACCCGGTGGAGCCACACGACGTGCAGCCCGAAGAACTGGACATCGCCATGGGCATCTACCAGATCGAAGAGGCCACCACCCTGACCATCCGCCGCCCGACCCGCACCTGGGCCGGCTTGCGCAGTTTCGTGCACGACGGGGATTTGCTGTCCGGTTTCGATCCGCACGTACCGGGCCTGTTCTGGGTGGCGGGACAAGGCGGTTATGGCATCCAGACCTCACCGGCCATGGGCCAGGCCAGCGCTGCACTGGTGCGCGGCGAACCCTTGCCCGAACAGCTCGGCCGTTTCGGCCTGGACGCCGCGATGCTCTCCCCCGCCCGCCTGGGTTGA
- a CDS encoding ornithine cyclodeaminase family protein, whose translation MPSTPYVITQPQARELLAQIDVPQILRKLFRDLAVGQAVQPAQQLVEFPKGAGDFINYLGVLAEDGVYGVKTSPYIVREQGPLVTAWTLLMSMQTGQPLLLCDAGELTTARTAATTAVAVNALAPLKARRLAIIGSGKVAQAHLHYVRNLRDWQSISLYSPSLNGKNAEALAQLKSLDPRLTLADSCEAAIQDADVIMLCTSSAGPVIDPSNLSKPALITSISTNAPRAHEVPPQSLNDMHVFCDYRQTTPGSAGEMLIAGERHGWDSRAIVGDLPDLLSEKVRRPDYDRHVFFRSIGLGLEDIALANALYQLQR comes from the coding sequence ATGCCCAGCACGCCTTACGTGATCACCCAACCCCAGGCCCGCGAACTGCTGGCGCAAATCGACGTCCCGCAGATCCTGCGCAAGCTGTTCCGCGACCTGGCCGTCGGGCAAGCCGTGCAACCGGCCCAGCAGTTGGTGGAATTTCCGAAAGGTGCCGGGGACTTCATCAACTACCTGGGGGTGCTGGCCGAAGACGGGGTGTACGGGGTCAAGACGTCGCCGTACATCGTGCGCGAGCAAGGCCCGCTGGTGACCGCCTGGACACTGCTGATGTCGATGCAGACCGGCCAGCCATTGCTGCTCTGCGATGCCGGTGAACTGACCACGGCCCGCACCGCTGCGACGACCGCAGTGGCGGTCAATGCCCTCGCCCCGCTCAAGGCCCGGCGCCTGGCGATCATCGGCAGCGGCAAGGTCGCCCAGGCGCACCTGCACTACGTCAGGAACCTGCGAGACTGGCAAAGCATCAGCCTCTATTCGCCGAGCCTGAACGGCAAGAACGCCGAAGCACTGGCGCAACTCAAGAGCCTCGACCCACGGCTGACCCTCGCCGACAGTTGCGAAGCCGCGATTCAAGACGCCGACGTGATCATGCTTTGCACTTCGTCTGCCGGCCCGGTGATCGACCCGTCGAACTTGAGCAAACCGGCATTGATCACCTCTATCAGCACCAACGCCCCGCGCGCCCATGAAGTGCCGCCGCAGAGCCTCAATGATATGCACGTGTTCTGCGACTATCGTCAGACCACCCCAGGCTCGGCCGGCGAAATGCTGATCGCAGGTGAACGACACGGCTGGGACAGCCGCGCGATAGTCGGCGACCTGCCCGACTTGCTCAGCGAAAAAGTACGGCGCCCGGACTACGATCGGCATGTGTTCTTCCGCTCCATCGGCTTGGGCCTGGAAGACATTGCACTGGCCAATGCCCTTTACCAACTACAGCGCTAA
- the rhlB gene encoding ATP-dependent RNA helicase RhlB, which produces MTVLKALKKMFGKSEAEQLAPGSSAPSHTPSHRTDGNQPGRTATVAAPKHEPVTTPTASSAPAIASEPRSEAPKPAKPRREPKPKAPVIPWKLEDFVVEPQEGKTRFHDFKLAPELMHAIQDLGFPYCTPIQAQVLGFTLAGKDAIGRAQTGTGKTAAFLISIITQLLQTPPPKERYMGEPRALIIAPTRELVVQIAKDAADLTKYTGLNVMTFVGGMDFDKQLKHLEARHCDILVATPGRLLDFNQRGDVHLDMVEVMVLDEADRMLDMGFIPQVRQIIRQTPPKSERQTLLFSATFTEDVMNLAKQWTTDPSIVEIEAQNVASENVEQHIYAVAGADKYKLLYNLVNDNGWERVMVFANRKDEVRRIEERLVRDGVNAAQLSGDVPQHKRIKTLEGFREGKIRVLVATDVAGRGIHIDGISHVINFTLPEVPDDYVHRIGRTGRAGADGVSISFAGEDDSYQLPSIEALLGRKISCETPPTHLLRAVERKRP; this is translated from the coding sequence ATGACCGTGCTCAAAGCACTCAAGAAAATGTTCGGTAAAAGCGAGGCTGAGCAGCTCGCGCCAGGCTCCAGCGCTCCTTCTCATACCCCCAGCCACCGCACCGACGGTAATCAGCCTGGCCGGACCGCCACCGTAGCGGCACCGAAACACGAGCCGGTGACCACCCCAACCGCCTCCTCTGCCCCGGCCATTGCCTCTGAACCGCGTAGCGAAGCGCCGAAACCTGCGAAACCACGCCGCGAACCGAAGCCAAAGGCGCCGGTCATCCCCTGGAAACTCGAAGACTTCGTCGTCGAACCCCAGGAAGGCAAAACCCGCTTCCACGACTTCAAGCTCGCCCCCGAGCTGATGCACGCCATTCAGGACCTGGGCTTCCCTTATTGCACGCCGATCCAGGCGCAGGTGCTTGGCTTCACCCTCGCCGGCAAAGACGCCATCGGTCGCGCCCAGACCGGTACCGGCAAAACCGCCGCGTTCCTGATTTCGATCATCACTCAGCTGCTGCAAACCCCGCCGCCCAAGGAACGCTACATGGGTGAACCGCGGGCACTGATCATCGCCCCGACCCGGGAACTGGTGGTGCAGATTGCCAAGGACGCAGCCGACCTGACCAAGTACACCGGCCTCAACGTCATGACATTTGTCGGCGGCATGGACTTCGACAAGCAGCTCAAGCACCTCGAAGCTCGTCACTGCGACATCCTCGTGGCCACTCCCGGCCGCTTGCTCGACTTCAACCAGCGCGGCGACGTGCATCTGGACATGGTCGAAGTCATGGTGCTGGACGAAGCCGACCGGATGCTCGACATGGGTTTCATCCCGCAAGTGCGTCAGATCATTCGCCAGACCCCGCCGAAGAGCGAGCGTCAGACGCTGCTGTTCTCCGCGACCTTCACCGAAGACGTGATGAACCTGGCCAAGCAATGGACCACCGACCCGTCGATCGTCGAGATCGAAGCGCAGAACGTAGCCAGCGAAAACGTCGAGCAACACATCTACGCGGTGGCCGGCGCCGACAAATACAAACTGCTCTATAACCTGGTCAACGATAACGGCTGGGAACGGGTGATGGTCTTCGCCAACCGCAAGGACGAAGTGCGGCGCATCGAAGAACGCCTGGTGCGCGATGGTGTCAACGCGGCGCAACTGTCTGGCGATGTGCCGCAGCACAAGCGCATCAAGACCCTGGAAGGTTTCCGCGAAGGCAAGATCCGCGTGCTGGTGGCCACCGATGTCGCCGGTCGCGGCATTCACATCGACGGCATCAGCCATGTGATCAACTTCACCCTGCCGGAAGTCCCGGACGACTACGTGCACCGCATCGGTCGTACTGGCCGTGCCGGTGCCGATGGCGTGTCCATCAGCTTTGCCGGTGAAGACGACTCCTACCAGCTACCGTCCATCGAGGCGCTGCTGGGTCGCAAGATCAGCTGTGAAACGCCACCCACGCATCTGCTGCGGGCGGTTGAGCGCAAGCGCCCGTAA
- a CDS encoding alpha/beta hydrolase, with protein sequence MTEPLILQPIKPADACVIWLHGLGADRYDFLPVAEALQESLLTTRFVLPQAPTRAVTINGGYEMPSWYDILAMSPARAINREQLKQSAQRVVDLIEEQKASGIDASRIFLAGFSQGGAVVLHTAFLKWQGPLGGVLALSTYAPTFSDELELSASQQRIPVLSLHGQYDDVVQNSMGRTAYEYLKHHGVTVTWQEYPMGHEVLPEEIRDIGVWLAERLR encoded by the coding sequence ATGACCGAGCCCTTGATTCTTCAACCCATCAAGCCCGCAGATGCCTGCGTCATCTGGCTGCATGGGCTGGGCGCCGACCGCTACGACTTTTTGCCGGTGGCCGAAGCGCTGCAGGAAAGCCTGCTCACTACCCGTTTCGTTTTACCCCAGGCTCCGACTCGCGCGGTCACCATCAATGGTGGCTATGAGATGCCAAGCTGGTACGACATATTGGCCATGAGCCCGGCACGCGCGATCAACCGCGAGCAGCTGAAGCAGTCCGCGCAACGGGTTGTTGATTTGATTGAAGAGCAGAAGGCCAGCGGAATAGACGCTTCGCGGATTTTTCTCGCCGGGTTTTCCCAGGGTGGCGCCGTGGTGTTGCACACCGCCTTCCTGAAATGGCAGGGGCCGCTGGGCGGCGTGCTTGCGCTCTCGACTTATGCCCCGACTTTCAGCGATGAACTGGAGCTTTCCGCCAGCCAGCAGCGCATTCCCGTGTTGTCGTTGCATGGTCAGTATGATGACGTCGTGCAAAACTCCATGGGCCGGACCGCCTATGAGTATTTGAAGCACCATGGTGTCACCGTGACATGGCAGGAATACCCAATGGGTCACGAAGTGTTACCCGAAGAAATCCGCGACATCGGCGTCTGGCTCGCCGAGCGCTTACGCTAA
- a CDS encoding amino acid ABC transporter substrate-binding protein, with translation MKMLKSTLAVVTAAAVLGVSGFAQAGATLDAVQKKGFVQCGVSDGLPGFSVPDSTGKIVGIDADFCRAVAAAVFGDATKVKFSQLNAKERFTALQSGEIDVLSRNSTMTSSRDAGMGLKFPGFITYYDGVGFLANSKLGVKSAKELDGATICIQAGTTTELNVSDYFRANGLKYTPITFDTSDESAKSLESGRCDVLTSDKSQLYAQRSKLASPKDYIVLPETISKEPLGPVVRNGDDEWLAIVRWVGYAMLNSEEAGISSKNVEAEAKSTKNPDVARLLGADGEYGKDLKLPKDWVVKIVKQVGNYGEVFEKNLGKGTPLEIDRGLNALWTNGGIQYAPPVR, from the coding sequence ATGAAGATGTTGAAATCCACCCTGGCCGTCGTGACTGCAGCCGCAGTGCTCGGTGTCAGTGGGTTCGCTCAGGCGGGTGCAACCCTGGATGCAGTGCAGAAGAAAGGTTTCGTTCAGTGTGGCGTGAGCGACGGTCTGCCGGGTTTCTCGGTTCCGGACTCTACAGGCAAGATCGTTGGTATCGATGCTGACTTCTGCCGCGCTGTGGCTGCTGCAGTATTCGGTGACGCGACCAAGGTCAAATTCAGCCAGTTGAATGCCAAGGAGCGTTTCACTGCTCTGCAATCCGGCGAAATCGACGTGCTGTCGCGCAACTCCACCATGACCAGTTCCCGTGACGCGGGCATGGGTCTGAAGTTTCCTGGCTTCATCACCTATTACGACGGCGTAGGCTTCCTGGCCAACAGCAAGCTGGGTGTGAAAAGTGCCAAGGAACTGGATGGCGCGACCATCTGTATTCAAGCCGGTACCACCACCGAGCTGAACGTGTCCGACTACTTCCGCGCCAATGGCCTGAAGTACACCCCGATCACCTTCGACACCTCCGATGAAAGCGCCAAGTCGCTGGAATCCGGTCGTTGCGACGTGCTGACCTCCGACAAGTCCCAGCTGTATGCACAGCGCAGCAAACTGGCCTCGCCGAAAGATTACATCGTTCTGCCTGAAACCATCTCCAAAGAGCCTTTGGGGCCGGTCGTGCGTAACGGCGACGATGAGTGGCTGGCAATCGTTCGTTGGGTCGGCTACGCGATGCTCAACTCTGAAGAGGCCGGTATCTCTTCGAAGAACGTCGAGGCGGAAGCCAAGTCGACCAAGAACCCGGACGTTGCTCGTCTGCTGGGCGCCGACGGTGAGTACGGCAAGGATCTGAAACTGCCGAAAGACTGGGTGGTGAAAATCGTCAAGCAAGTCGGTAACTACGGCGAAGTCTTCGAGAAAAACCTCGGCAAGGGCACTCCGCTGGAAATCGACCGTGGCTTGAACGCCCTGTGGACCAACGGCGGCATTCAATACGCACCACCAGTGCGCTGA
- a CDS encoding amino acid ABC transporter permease, producing the protein MQNSIGAPKQRFSLSDPRVRAWLFQIITVIAVVGMGWYLFDNTQTNLQHRGITSGFSFLERSAGFGIAQHLIDYTESDSYARVFVIGLLNTLLVTFIGVILATILGFIVGVARLSKNWIIAKMATVYVEVFRNIPPLLQILFWYFAVFLTMPGPRNSHNFGDTFFVSSRGLNMPAALVADGFWPFVASIVVAIVAIVLMCRWANKRFEETGVPFHKFWVGLAMFLVIPALCALIFGAPLHWEVPKLQGFNFVGGWVLIPELLALTLALTVYTAAFIAEIVRSGIKSVSHGQTEAAHSLGLRNGPTLRKVIIPQALRVIIPPLTSQYLNLAKNSSLAAGIGYPEMVSLFAGTVLNQTGQAIEVIAITMSVYLAISISISLLMNWYNKRIALIER; encoded by the coding sequence ATGCAAAATTCAATCGGCGCACCAAAGCAGAGGTTCAGCCTCAGCGATCCGCGAGTGCGTGCGTGGCTGTTTCAGATCATTACGGTTATCGCCGTGGTCGGGATGGGTTGGTACCTGTTCGACAACACTCAAACCAACCTGCAACACCGGGGCATTACCTCCGGCTTCAGCTTTCTGGAGCGCAGCGCCGGGTTCGGCATCGCTCAGCACCTGATCGACTACACCGAATCGGACAGCTATGCCCGGGTGTTTGTCATCGGCTTGCTCAACACGTTGCTGGTGACCTTCATCGGCGTGATCCTGGCGACGATCCTCGGGTTCATCGTCGGTGTGGCACGACTGTCGAAGAACTGGATCATTGCCAAGATGGCGACGGTTTATGTCGAGGTCTTCCGTAACATTCCGCCGCTGCTGCAAATCCTGTTCTGGTACTTCGCGGTGTTCCTGACCATGCCAGGGCCGCGCAACAGTCATAACTTCGGCGACACCTTTTTCGTCAGCAGCCGCGGCCTGAACATGCCGGCGGCGTTGGTAGCGGACGGCTTCTGGCCGTTTGTGGCGAGCATCGTCGTGGCCATCGTCGCGATCGTGCTGATGTGCCGCTGGGCCAACAAGCGTTTCGAAGAGACCGGCGTACCGTTCCACAAATTCTGGGTAGGCCTGGCGATGTTCCTGGTGATCCCGGCACTGTGCGCATTGATCTTCGGTGCGCCGCTGCACTGGGAAGTCCCCAAGCTGCAAGGTTTCAACTTCGTCGGTGGCTGGGTGCTGATCCCGGAACTGCTGGCGCTGACCCTGGCCCTGACGGTGTACACCGCGGCATTCATCGCCGAAATCGTGCGTTCGGGCATCAAGTCGGTCAGCCACGGCCAGACCGAAGCGGCCCACTCGCTGGGTCTGCGTAACGGTCCGACGCTGCGCAAGGTGATCATTCCGCAAGCCCTGCGCGTGATCATTCCACCGCTGACCAGCCAATACCTGAACCTGGCGAAAAACTCCTCGCTGGCCGCCGGTATCGGTTACCCGGAGATGGTGTCGTTGTTTGCCGGTACGGTGCTGAACCAGACCGGACAGGCGATCGAAGTCATTGCCATCACCATGAGCGTGTACCTGGCGATCAGTATCAGCATTTCCCTGCTGATGAACTGGTACAACAAGCGCATTGCGCTGATCGAGCGGTAA
- a CDS encoding amino acid ABC transporter permease produces MTTHTFKPDMPPPSSSIGIVAWMRAHMFSSWINTLLTLFAFYLIYLIVPPLVSWAILDANWVGTTRADCTKAGACWVFIEQRFGQFMYGYYPMDLRWRVDLTVWLAVIGVAPLFVARVPHKAIYGLSFLVLYPIIAYFLLHGGIFGLTNVATSQWGGLMLTLVIATVGIVGALPLGIVLALGRRSNMPAIRVVCVTFIEFWRGVPLITVLFMSSVMLPLFLPEGMNFDKLLRALIGVILFQSAYIAEVVRGGLQAIPKGQYEAAAAMGLGYWRSMGLVILPQALKLVIPGIVNTFIALFKDTSLVIIIGLFDLLNSVKQAAADPKWLGMATEGYVFAALVFWIFCFGMSRYSMHLERKLDTGHKR; encoded by the coding sequence ATGACGACTCATACTTTCAAACCCGACATGCCACCACCGAGCAGCAGCATCGGTATCGTGGCGTGGATGCGGGCGCACATGTTTTCCAGTTGGATCAACACCCTGCTGACGCTGTTCGCGTTCTACCTGATTTACCTGATAGTTCCGCCCCTCGTGAGCTGGGCGATTCTCGACGCCAATTGGGTTGGAACCACCCGCGCCGACTGCACCAAGGCCGGCGCCTGCTGGGTATTCATTGAGCAGCGCTTCGGCCAGTTCATGTATGGCTACTACCCGATGGACTTGCGCTGGCGCGTGGACCTGACCGTGTGGCTGGCGGTGATTGGCGTGGCGCCGTTATTCGTCGCGCGGGTCCCTCACAAGGCAATCTACGGCCTGAGCTTTCTGGTGCTCTATCCGATCATTGCCTACTTCCTGCTGCACGGCGGCATATTCGGCCTGACCAACGTGGCGACCAGTCAGTGGGGCGGCCTGATGCTGACCCTGGTGATCGCTACCGTCGGTATCGTCGGCGCATTGCCGCTGGGTATAGTGCTGGCTCTGGGCCGTCGTTCGAACATGCCGGCGATTCGAGTGGTCTGCGTGACCTTCATCGAATTCTGGCGCGGCGTGCCGTTGATCACGGTGCTGTTCATGTCGTCGGTGATGTTGCCGTTGTTCCTGCCCGAAGGCATGAACTTCGACAAACTGCTGCGGGCGCTGATCGGCGTGATCCTGTTCCAGTCGGCCTACATCGCCGAAGTGGTGCGTGGCGGTCTGCAAGCGATCCCCAAAGGTCAGTACGAAGCAGCCGCGGCGATGGGCCTCGGTTACTGGCGCAGCATGGGCCTGGTGATTCTGCCGCAAGCCCTGAAGCTGGTGATCCCGGGCATCGTCAACACCTTCATTGCACTGTTCAAGGACACGAGCCTGGTGATCATCATCGGCCTGTTCGACCTGCTCAACAGCGTCAAGCAAGCCGCCGCCGACCCGAAATGGCTGGGCATGGCCACTGAAGGCTATGTGTTTGCGGCCCTGGTGTTCTGGATTTTCTGTTTTGGTATGTCCCGCTATTCCATGCATTTGGAACGCAAGCTGGACACTGGCCACAAGCGTTAG
- a CDS encoding amino acid ABC transporter ATP-binding protein, protein MSEAIKKSVSPEGIIQMQGVNKWYGQFHVLKDINLNVKQGERIVLCGPSGSGKSTTIRCLNRLEEHQQGRIVVDGVELTNDLKQIEAIRREVGMVFQHFNLFPHLTILQNCTLAPMWVRKMPKRKAEEIAMHYLERVRIPEQAHKFPGQLSGGQQQRVAIARALCMKPKIMLFDEPTSALDPEMVKEVLDTMIGLAEDGMTMLCVTHEMGFARTVANRVIFMDKGEIVEQAAPNDFFDNPQNERTKLFLSQILH, encoded by the coding sequence ATGAGTGAAGCGATCAAAAAGTCTGTGAGCCCTGAAGGCATTATTCAGATGCAGGGCGTGAACAAGTGGTACGGCCAGTTCCACGTCTTGAAAGACATCAACCTGAACGTCAAACAGGGCGAACGTATCGTACTGTGCGGCCCGTCGGGTTCCGGTAAGTCCACCACCATCCGTTGCCTCAATCGCCTGGAAGAACACCAGCAGGGCCGCATCGTGGTCGATGGCGTGGAACTGACCAACGACCTCAAGCAGATCGAAGCGATCCGCCGTGAAGTCGGCATGGTGTTCCAGCACTTCAACCTGTTCCCGCACCTGACCATTCTGCAGAACTGCACCCTGGCACCGATGTGGGTGCGCAAGATGCCCAAGCGCAAGGCCGAGGAAATCGCCATGCACTACCTGGAGCGCGTACGCATTCCGGAGCAGGCGCATAAATTCCCGGGGCAACTGTCCGGCGGCCAGCAACAGCGTGTGGCGATTGCCCGTGCCCTGTGCATGAAACCGAAAATCATGCTGTTCGACGAGCCGACGTCGGCGCTCGACCCGGAGATGGTGAAAGAGGTTCTGGACACCATGATCGGCCTGGCCGAAGACGGCATGACCATGCTCTGCGTGACCCACGAAATGGGCTTCGCCCGTACCGTGGCCAACCGCGTGATCTTCATGGACAAGGGTGAAATCGTCGAACAGGCCGCGCCGAACGACTTCTTCGATAATCCGCAGAACGAGCGGACGAAGTTGTTCCTGAGCCAGATCCTGCATTGA
- a CDS encoding FadR/GntR family transcriptional regulator, whose protein sequence is MSDISPLIKRSLVDQALDQLRLRINQGVWTVGQRLPTEPELAAELGISRNTVREAMRVLAFSGLIEIRQGDGSYLRAVVDPLDTLKALSRCSQEQARETRHILEVEAIGLAALRRTDEDLIALREALGVSGSHYHGDLDTYIACDLVFHRRLVDAAHNPALSELYRYFSSIVGAQLRQTLNITPRRQAVFDLHIELLDAVEQRDPERAKALTRQLINEP, encoded by the coding sequence ATGTCAGACATTTCTCCACTAATTAAACGATCCTTGGTCGATCAGGCCCTGGACCAGCTGCGCCTGCGCATCAATCAAGGTGTCTGGACGGTCGGCCAGCGCTTGCCCACCGAGCCGGAATTGGCCGCCGAGCTGGGCATCAGCCGCAACACCGTGCGCGAAGCCATGCGCGTGTTGGCGTTTTCCGGGTTGATCGAGATCCGCCAGGGCGACGGCAGCTACCTGCGGGCGGTGGTCGATCCGCTCGATACCCTGAAGGCGTTGTCCCGTTGTTCTCAGGAGCAGGCCCGGGAAACCCGGCACATTCTGGAAGTCGAAGCCATTGGTCTGGCGGCGTTACGCCGTACCGATGAAGACCTGATAGCACTGCGTGAAGCGCTGGGTGTCAGCGGCAGTCACTACCACGGCGATCTCGACACCTACATCGCCTGTGATCTGGTGTTTCACCGTCGTCTGGTGGACGCGGCGCACAACCCGGCCCTCAGCGAGCTGTATCGCTACTTCTCCAGCATCGTGGGGGCGCAATTGCGTCAGACCCTGAACATTACCCCCCGCCGCCAAGCAGTGTTCGACCTGCATATCGAATTGCTCGATGCCGTCGAACAACGCGATCCGGAACGGGCCAAAGCCCTGACGCGGCAGTTGATCAATGAACCTTGA